In Phragmites australis chromosome 24, lpPhrAust1.1, whole genome shotgun sequence, the following are encoded in one genomic region:
- the LOC133907181 gene encoding protein TIFY 11d-like: MAAVGNSLFAVTFGLLRQQYRREQQQIWDLAGAFEVPPPSVTEEAETDTRTMQLFPTCPGMTQPSQERPEAQVMAPLTISYEGRVLVFGNFPVDKAKELMQLVKSLSTSQASEKGTSAVQEKAGSYRGISGDRHALHEEGITTGVPQSRRGSIGEEGASVHRTERSPSASL; the protein is encoded by the exons atggcCGCCGTTGGTAACAGCTTGTTCGCCGTCACGTTCGGGCTCCTACGGCAGCAGTACAGGAGGGAGCAGCAGCAGATCTGGGACCTCGCTGGCGCGTTCGAGGTGCCACCACCGTCGGTGACAGAGGAGGCTGAGACGGACACCAGGACCATGCAGCTCTTCCCCACGTGCCCCGGCATGACGCAGCCGTCCCAAGAGCG GCCGGAGGCGCAGGTAATGGCGCCGCTGACCATCTCCTACGAGGGGCGAGTGCTCGTGTTCGGGAACTTCCCGGTGGACAAGGCCAAGGAGCTGATGCAACTGGTCAAATCTTTGTCGACCTCTCAGGCGTCGGAGAAGGGAACGTCGGCCGTTCAAGAAAAAGCCGGCAGCTACCGAGGCATCAGCGGAGATCGACATGCCCTTCACGAGGAAGGTATCACTACGGGGGTTCCTCAATCTAGAAGAGGAAGCATAGGTGAGGAGGGGGCATCAGTGCATCGCACAGAACGCTCACCATCTGCTTCACTGTGA
- the LOC133907182 gene encoding protein TIFY 11d-like gives MATVGNSLFAVTFGLLRQHMREQQQMWDIAAAFEVPPPPAMEEAEETDTRTMQLFPMCPGMTRSSQERPDAQVTAPLTISYKGQVLMSRNFSADKAKELMQLVGSLSTSQTSEKGTSAMPEKLVAIEASTEIDLPFARKVSLRRFLHKRKHRGNTTDPYYALEEDMATGKAMNDEPSASWLRL, from the exons atggcCACCGTCGGTAACAGCTTGTTCGCCGTCACGTTCGGGCTCCTGCGGCAGCACATGagggagcagcagcagatgtGGGACATCGCCGCCGCGTTTGAGGTGCCACCACCACCGGCGATGGAGGAGGCTGAGGAGACGGACACCAGGACCATGCAGCTCTTCCCCATGTGCCCCGGCATGACGCGGTCATCCCAAGAGCG GCCGGACGCGCAAGTAACGGCGCCGCTGACCATCTCCTACAAGGGGCAGGTGCTCATGTCCAGGAACTTCTCAGCCGACAAGGCCAAGGAGCTGATGCAACTGGTCGGATCTTTGTCAACCTCGCAGACATCAGAGAAGGGAACGTCGGCCATGCCAGAGAAGCTGGTGGCCATCGAGGCATCAACGGAGATCGACTTGCCCTTCGCGAGGAAGGTATCGCTGCGGAGGTTCCTCCATAAGAGGAAGCACAG GGGCAACACCACCGACCCTTACTATGCACTGGAGGAAGACATGGCCACCGGCAAGGCTATGAATGATGAGCCTTCTGCCTCATGGCTTAGGCTCTGA